One Curtobacterium herbarum genomic window carries:
- a CDS encoding M15 family metallopeptidase yields MRAASAYANGKIPTSELVLVAVSTLGLGNQYLLSGAAASYRAMNTAFKKALDKPLTMAEAYRSLERQQYLYDGWKAGKPGFNEAATPGTSIHGLGLAVDFSAGVDSYGTSAKNWMNANGPKFGWQPKGDGFASREPWHFEYDGSYTSDDANQTNSGEDDLFKIIEAAETDNIFIVGPAGRATVSSPSHVSLLRRFQKQDSLLTVEVDICISYMRKVY; encoded by the coding sequence ATGCGGGCGGCCAGTGCCTACGCGAACGGGAAGATCCCGACGTCGGAGCTGGTGCTCGTCGCCGTCTCGACGCTCGGACTCGGCAACCAGTACCTGCTCTCGGGTGCCGCCGCGTCCTACCGCGCGATGAACACGGCCTTCAAGAAGGCCCTCGACAAGCCGCTCACGATGGCTGAGGCGTACCGGAGCCTCGAGCGGCAGCAGTACCTCTACGACGGGTGGAAAGCCGGGAAGCCTGGCTTCAACGAAGCGGCGACGCCCGGGACCTCGATCCACGGACTCGGTCTCGCCGTCGACTTCAGCGCAGGGGTCGACAGCTACGGCACGTCCGCGAAGAACTGGATGAACGCCAACGGCCCGAAGTTCGGGTGGCAGCCCAAGGGCGACGGATTCGCCTCCCGCGAACCGTGGCACTTCGAGTACGACGGTTCGTACACATCGGACGACGCAAACCAGACCAATTCAGGAGAAGACGACTTGTTCAAGATCATCGAGGCCGCAGAGACCGACAACATCTTCATCGTCGGGCCGGCCGGCCGGGCGACGGTCTCCAGCCCCAGCCACGTCAGCCTGCTCCGCCGGTTCCAGAAGCAGGACTCCCTGCTCACCGTCGAGGTCGACATCTGCATCAGCTACATGCGCAAGGTGTACTGA
- a CDS encoding BLUF domain-containing protein, translating to MLQSLVYMSSAAQPFDDADLDEVLAYARARNNADGLTGMLVHRSGRFMQLLEGPPDAVIATYGRIVADPRHDEVRLLVEESIHTRRFPDWTMAFDRDEQASTPEGFNEFLTAGDVSADASRARELLRWFRNHPMAAPTASLGKHRRD from the coding sequence ATGCTGCAGTCACTCGTCTACATGAGCTCGGCCGCCCAGCCGTTCGACGACGCCGACCTCGACGAGGTCCTGGCGTACGCGCGGGCGCGGAACAACGCCGACGGTCTCACCGGCATGCTCGTCCACCGATCCGGTCGGTTCATGCAGCTGCTGGAGGGTCCGCCCGACGCCGTCATCGCGACGTACGGCCGGATCGTCGCGGATCCGCGGCACGACGAGGTCCGGCTGCTGGTCGAGGAGTCCATCCACACCCGTCGGTTCCCCGACTGGACGATGGCGTTCGACCGTGACGAGCAGGCGTCGACGCCCGAGGGGTTCAACGAGTTCCTGACCGCCGGTGACGTCAGCGCCGATGCCAGTCGTGCGCGCGAACTGCTGCGCTGGTTCCGGAACCACCCGATGGCAGCGCCGACCGCGTCGCTCGGCAAGCACCGGCGCGACTGA
- a CDS encoding DEAD/DEAH box helicase — translation MPAAPMIDAVDVIRFVGPQTFGRARDVVRAGLVEEAAWHEDGTITAAVSGSAADPYDVQVETTIARGEFVRPVRSRCTCPLGGECKHVAAALLTINARALAAQAGPRTQAPTPPTPDWRRDLARLAGDDDETTRSADAPATGGMGLQFELRDAVPARLAGRARAAGRTLPVASRAVRLGVRPVSRSAAGNWVRGQLTWGALPYSMNRLGLEPDQHAWFMQFAALHRAGVLAGLPGESDWIHLDDFRSPLLWPLLRQAGPLGIAFVTGKREGGVDLGVDARVLLDAARTADGLLIGASAVIDGHPLAEGTARVVGDHGVYAFRESPEFHVVLAPTPAPVPEDQRRMLVEATRITVPVDEVDEFLADWSPKLRGSLGLVSSDGSLALPERTPPELVLTVTFEPARAPRTDDRAHLQWRWSVDGRKDPVSLHGPLPELGSVLAADDETEASEPPGPGGGLAWFQDGTIDGADVAVLANELLPALPARGVRVVVQGERVDYERLTGRPHIRVTTMPSDKHDWFDLGIFVSVNGKEIPFTPLLRALAKRDRRMKLVDNSYLSLADPAFDRLKAVIEEARELDEWEPEQPLTVTPYRAALWSEFDQLADETDHDERWKEIASRLLDVTAPADAVVPETVHADLRPYQRDGYAWLTFLVEHGVGGVLADDMGLGKTLQALAMIADRRAADPEAPPFLVVAPTSVVGNWADEAAKFVPSLRVTTIAGTSIKDPARVARTAAASDVVVTSYALLRLDATAYLDLSWSALLLDEAQFVKNPQSQTHRVAAELRAPVKIAITGTPLENGLADLWALFAVVAPGLLSSWTRFGDDYVKPLASPELRGAARKELTDRLRRRIRPLMLRRTKESVAADLPEKVEQVVRVTLDPAHRDLYEKTLNRERLKVLDLVDDLDRNRMIVFRSLTLLRMLALSPALVSDDHGDVPSAKLDLLLDELETLAAEGRRALVFSQFTSFLRMVSAALDARGVAYEYLDGSTRRRGDVIDRFRNGTAPAFLISLKAGGFGLTLTEADTVFVLDPWWNPAAENQAVDRTHRIGQTRSVTVERLIAEDTIEEKVLALAQRKAQLFATMIDDDALFAEGLSAEDIRSLLA, via the coding sequence GTGCCAGCAGCCCCGATGATCGACGCCGTCGACGTCATCCGCTTCGTCGGGCCGCAGACCTTCGGCCGCGCCCGAGACGTCGTCCGCGCCGGCCTGGTCGAGGAAGCCGCCTGGCACGAGGACGGCACGATCACCGCGGCGGTCAGCGGCAGCGCCGCCGACCCGTACGACGTCCAGGTCGAGACGACCATCGCCCGCGGCGAGTTCGTCCGCCCCGTCCGCAGCCGCTGCACCTGCCCCCTCGGCGGCGAGTGCAAGCACGTCGCCGCAGCGCTCCTCACCATCAACGCGCGTGCCCTGGCCGCGCAGGCCGGCCCGCGCACGCAGGCACCGACCCCGCCGACCCCGGACTGGAGGCGCGACCTCGCCCGCCTCGCCGGTGACGACGACGAGACCACCCGCTCCGCCGACGCGCCTGCGACTGGTGGGATGGGCCTCCAGTTCGAACTGCGCGACGCGGTACCGGCCCGACTCGCCGGACGCGCCCGTGCTGCGGGCCGGACGCTGCCGGTCGCCAGCCGGGCGGTCCGGCTCGGGGTGCGACCGGTCAGTCGGAGCGCGGCCGGCAACTGGGTGCGTGGGCAGCTCACGTGGGGTGCGCTCCCCTACTCGATGAACCGGCTCGGACTCGAGCCGGACCAGCACGCGTGGTTCATGCAGTTCGCTGCCCTGCACCGTGCCGGCGTGCTGGCGGGACTGCCCGGCGAGAGCGACTGGATCCACCTCGACGACTTCCGCAGTCCGCTGCTCTGGCCGCTGCTGCGGCAGGCCGGGCCACTCGGCATCGCGTTCGTGACCGGCAAACGGGAGGGCGGGGTCGACCTCGGCGTCGACGCCCGGGTCCTGCTCGACGCGGCCCGGACCGCCGACGGGCTGCTGATCGGGGCGAGCGCGGTGATCGACGGGCACCCGCTCGCCGAGGGCACTGCGCGCGTCGTCGGGGACCACGGCGTGTACGCGTTCCGCGAGTCGCCGGAGTTCCACGTCGTGCTCGCCCCGACGCCCGCTCCCGTGCCGGAGGACCAGCGGAGGATGCTCGTCGAGGCCACGCGGATCACCGTGCCCGTGGACGAGGTCGACGAGTTCCTGGCGGATTGGTCGCCGAAGCTCCGGGGTTCCCTCGGCCTGGTCAGCTCCGACGGGTCGCTCGCGCTCCCGGAACGGACCCCGCCGGAGCTCGTGCTCACCGTGACCTTCGAACCGGCCCGGGCGCCGCGGACCGACGACCGCGCGCACCTGCAGTGGCGCTGGAGCGTCGACGGCCGGAAGGACCCGGTGTCGCTGCACGGACCGTTGCCGGAGCTCGGCAGCGTGCTCGCGGCGGACGACGAGACGGAGGCGTCCGAGCCTCCCGGCCCAGGTGGCGGACTCGCGTGGTTCCAGGACGGGACCATCGACGGGGCCGACGTCGCCGTCCTGGCGAACGAGCTGCTGCCGGCTCTGCCCGCACGCGGGGTCCGTGTCGTCGTGCAGGGCGAGCGCGTCGACTACGAGCGCCTGACCGGGCGGCCGCACATCCGCGTCACGACCATGCCGTCCGACAAGCACGACTGGTTCGACCTCGGGATCTTCGTCAGCGTGAACGGCAAGGAGATCCCGTTCACGCCGCTGCTCCGGGCCCTCGCCAAGCGCGACCGCCGGATGAAGCTCGTCGACAACTCGTACCTGTCGCTCGCCGACCCCGCGTTCGACCGGCTGAAGGCGGTCATCGAGGAAGCGCGCGAGCTCGACGAGTGGGAGCCCGAGCAGCCGCTCACCGTGACGCCGTACCGGGCTGCGCTCTGGTCGGAGTTCGACCAGCTCGCCGACGAGACCGACCACGACGAACGGTGGAAGGAGATCGCCTCCCGCCTGCTCGACGTCACCGCCCCGGCCGACGCCGTCGTGCCGGAGACCGTGCACGCCGACCTCCGGCCGTACCAGCGCGACGGGTACGCCTGGCTGACGTTCCTGGTCGAACACGGCGTCGGCGGCGTGCTCGCCGACGACATGGGGCTCGGCAAGACCCTGCAGGCGCTCGCGATGATCGCCGACCGACGGGCCGCCGACCCGGAGGCGCCACCCTTCCTCGTCGTCGCGCCCACCTCGGTCGTCGGCAACTGGGCGGACGAGGCGGCGAAGTTCGTCCCGTCGCTGCGGGTCACCACGATCGCCGGGACGTCGATCAAGGACCCCGCGCGGGTCGCCCGGACCGCGGCCGCCTCGGACGTCGTCGTCACCTCGTACGCCCTGCTCCGGCTCGACGCGACCGCGTACCTCGACCTCAGCTGGTCGGCGCTGCTCCTCGACGAGGCCCAGTTCGTGAAGAACCCGCAGTCGCAGACCCACCGCGTCGCCGCCGAACTCCGTGCCCCCGTGAAGATCGCGATCACCGGGACGCCGCTCGAGAACGGGCTCGCCGACCTCTGGGCGCTGTTCGCCGTCGTCGCGCCCGGGCTGCTGTCGTCGTGGACCCGGTTCGGCGACGACTACGTGAAGCCGCTCGCGTCACCCGAACTCCGCGGGGCCGCCCGCAAGGAACTGACCGACCGACTCCGGCGACGCATCCGACCGCTCATGCTCCGACGGACGAAGGAGAGCGTCGCCGCGGACCTGCCCGAGAAGGTCGAACAGGTCGTCCGGGTCACCCTCGACCCCGCGCACCGCGACCTGTACGAGAAGACCCTGAACCGGGAACGGCTGAAGGTCCTGGACCTCGTCGACGACCTGGACCGCAACCGGATGATCGTCTTCCGCTCGCTGACCCTGCTCCGGATGCTCGCACTCTCCCCCGCACTCGTGTCGGACGACCACGGCGACGTGCCGAGCGCCAAGCTCGACCTGCTCCTCGACGAACTCGAGACCCTGGCGGCCGAGGGGCGTCGGGCGCTGGTGTTCAGCCAGTTCACCTCGTTCCTCCGGATGGTGTCCGCCGCCCTCGACGCACGCGGGGTCGCGTACGAGTACCTCGACGGCTCCACCCGGCGTCGCGGGGACGTCATCGACCGCTTCCGGAACGGCACCGCGCCGGCGTTCCTCATCTCGCTGAAGGCCGGCGGGTTCGGGCTCACCTTGACCGAGGCGGACACGGTGTTCGTCCTCGACCCGTGGTGGAACCCCGCCGCCGAGAACCAGGCCGTCGACCGCACGCACCGCATCGGGCAGACCCGGTCCGTCACGGTCGAGCGGCTCATCGCCGAGGACACCATCGAGGAGAAGGTGCTCGCGCTGGCGCAGCGGAAGGCCCAGCTGTTCGCCACGATGATCGACGACGACGCGCTGTTCGCCGAGGGGTTGAGCGCGGAGGACATCCGATCGCTGCTCGCCTGA
- a CDS encoding aldo/keto reductase codes for MTDYAQPSVPVTGGSMPLLGFGTWQIEESDAPAAVAAALEAGYRHIDTATGYRNQRGVGKAIADSGLAREDLFVTTKLPPDNADRVRETIEESLDQLGLDHLDLWLIHWPPNGGASPEVWQQLVEAQQAGLTKAIGVSNYSLDQIDELIQATGATPAVNQIRWSPVEFDRTVADGLRDRGVVLEGYSPFKASNLQDPTLVEIAEAHDADAAQVIVAWHVAHQFVVIPKSSNPDRIRSNAAGATLELSADEIARIDGLAA; via the coding sequence ATGACCGACTACGCCCAACCGTCCGTGCCCGTCACCGGAGGCTCGATGCCGCTCCTCGGCTTCGGCACCTGGCAGATCGAGGAGTCCGACGCTCCCGCCGCGGTCGCCGCCGCCCTCGAGGCCGGCTACCGCCACATCGACACCGCCACCGGCTACCGCAACCAGCGCGGTGTCGGCAAGGCGATCGCCGACTCCGGTCTGGCGCGCGAGGACCTGTTCGTCACGACGAAGCTGCCGCCGGACAACGCCGACCGCGTCCGCGAGACCATCGAGGAGAGCCTGGACCAGCTCGGCCTCGACCACCTCGACCTGTGGCTCATCCACTGGCCGCCGAACGGTGGGGCCAGCCCGGAGGTGTGGCAGCAGCTCGTCGAGGCGCAGCAGGCCGGCCTGACGAAGGCGATCGGGGTCAGCAACTACTCGCTCGACCAGATCGACGAACTCATCCAGGCGACGGGTGCGACCCCGGCCGTGAACCAGATCCGCTGGAGCCCGGTCGAGTTCGACCGCACGGTCGCCGACGGACTCCGCGACCGTGGTGTCGTGCTCGAGGGCTACAGCCCCTTCAAGGCGAGCAACCTGCAGGACCCGACGCTCGTGGAGATCGCCGAGGCCCACGACGCCGATGCCGCGCAGGTCATCGTCGCCTGGCACGTCGCCCACCAGTTCGTGGTGATCCCGAAGTCGTCGAACCCGGACCGCATCCGGTCGAACGCCGCCGGCGCGACCCTCGAACTGAGCGCCGACGAGATCGCCCGGATCGACGGCCTGGCCGCCTGA
- a CDS encoding HNH endonuclease family protein, producing the protein MTSRRRRTRATVQSSIVTLVLAVGVWALFSSGVLSTGADATTSAAHTPGTASTPGAASSGTTTRPTVTTSTPAPAMSGPSRASSQEAASARATLAGIPVKGKAPATGYDREADFGTAWLDVDHNGCDTRNDVLARDLTDVVRQGPCKVVSGDLVSPYTGGAIAFVRGNSTSTLVQIDHVVALENAWRTGAQQLSQAERQALANDPENLFAVDGHSNSQKRSGDAATWLPAATGFRCEYVEHQVAVKAKYRLWVVPAERDAMERVLSTC; encoded by the coding sequence ATGACGTCCCGCCGACGCCGCACCCGCGCCACCGTCCAGTCCTCGATCGTCACGCTCGTCCTCGCGGTGGGGGTGTGGGCGTTGTTCTCGTCCGGCGTGCTCTCCACCGGAGCAGACGCGACGACGAGCGCCGCACACACCCCGGGCACCGCCAGCACCCCGGGCGCCGCCAGCAGCGGCACGACCACCCGACCCACCGTGACCACGTCGACACCGGCGCCCGCGATGTCGGGGCCGAGCCGCGCCTCCAGTCAGGAGGCCGCCTCGGCCCGCGCGACGCTCGCCGGCATTCCGGTGAAGGGGAAGGCACCCGCGACCGGCTACGACCGGGAGGCCGACTTCGGCACCGCCTGGCTCGACGTCGACCACAACGGCTGCGACACCCGCAACGACGTGCTGGCCCGCGACCTGACCGACGTCGTCCGGCAGGGCCCCTGCAAGGTGGTGTCCGGAGACCTCGTCTCGCCGTACACGGGCGGTGCGATCGCGTTCGTCCGGGGGAACTCGACCTCGACCCTCGTGCAGATCGACCACGTCGTCGCACTCGAGAACGCCTGGCGCACCGGGGCGCAGCAGCTGTCCCAGGCCGAGCGGCAGGCCCTCGCGAACGACCCCGAGAACCTGTTCGCCGTCGACGGGCACTCGAACTCGCAGAAGCGCTCGGGCGACGCCGCGACCTGGCTGCCCGCGGCGACGGGGTTCCGGTGCGAGTACGTCGAGCACCAGGTCGCGGTGAAGGCGAAGTACCGGCTGTGGGTCGTCCCGGCCGAGCGGGACGCGATGGAGCGGGTCCTCAGCACCTGCTGA
- a CDS encoding SDR family oxidoreductase yields the protein MTDTSSTSTSTTSTRFADRVVLITGGGSGLGRATAVRLATEGAKLALVDVSEQGLEATKTAVLQVAPNADILTTIADVADEAQVEAYVAATVDRFGRIDGFFNNAGIEGKQNLTESFTAAEFDKVVSINLRGVFLGLEKVLAVMREQGSGMVVNTASVGGIRGVGNQSGYAAAKHGVVGLTRNSAVEYGEFGIRINAIAPGAIWTPMVENSMKQIDAENPRKAAEEFIQINPTKRYGEAPEIAAVVAFLLSDDASYINAAVVPIDGGQSAKY from the coding sequence ATGACCGACACCAGCTCCACCAGCACCAGCACCACCAGCACCCGCTTCGCCGACCGCGTCGTCCTCATCACCGGCGGCGGCTCCGGCCTCGGCCGTGCGACCGCCGTCCGCCTGGCCACCGAGGGCGCAAAGCTCGCCCTCGTGGACGTCTCCGAGCAGGGTCTCGAGGCGACGAAGACCGCCGTGCTCCAGGTCGCTCCGAACGCCGACATCCTCACCACCATCGCCGACGTCGCCGACGAGGCCCAGGTCGAGGCGTACGTCGCCGCCACGGTCGACCGCTTCGGCCGCATCGACGGCTTCTTCAACAACGCCGGCATCGAAGGCAAGCAGAACCTCACCGAGTCGTTCACCGCCGCCGAGTTCGACAAGGTCGTCTCGATCAACCTCCGTGGCGTGTTCCTGGGCCTCGAGAAGGTCCTCGCCGTGATGCGCGAGCAGGGCTCCGGCATGGTCGTCAACACGGCCAGCGTCGGCGGCATCCGTGGCGTCGGCAACCAGTCCGGCTACGCGGCCGCCAAGCACGGCGTCGTCGGCCTGACCCGCAACTCGGCCGTCGAGTACGGCGAGTTCGGCATCCGCATCAACGCGATCGCACCGGGCGCCATCTGGACGCCGATGGTCGAGAACTCGATGAAGCAGATCGACGCGGAGAACCCGCGGAAGGCCGCCGAGGAGTTCATCCAGATCAACCCCACGAAGCGCTACGGCGAGGCACCCGAGATCGCCGCGGTCGTCGCCTTCCTGCTCTCCGACGACGCGTCGTACATCAACGCCGCGGTCGTGCCGATCGACGGCGGGCAGTCCGCCAAGTACTGA